From one Amycolatopsis sp. FDAARGOS 1241 genomic stretch:
- the metK gene encoding methionine adenosyltransferase, whose amino-acid sequence MTASTKRLFTSESVTEGHPDKICDAISDSILDGLLTKDPRSRVAVETMITTGQVHVAGEVTTEAYADIPTIVRDVILRIGYDSSAKGFDGNSCGVNVAIGSQSPDIAQGVDTAYESRVESDEDEINRQGAGDQGLMFGYACSDTPELMPLPIALAHRLSRRLTGVRKDGVLPYLRPDGKTQVTIEYAGEQPVRLDTVVVSTQHADGIDLEQMLGVDVKQHVVEPELAELGLDTSGTRLLVNPTGRFVIGGPMGDAGLTGRKIIVDTYGGMARHGGGAFSGKDPSKVDRSAAYAMRWVAKNVVAAGLAGRVEVQVAYAIGKAAPVGLFVETFGTETVDPTKIQDAISEVFDLRPAAIIRDLDLLRPIYAPTAAYGHFGRTDLDLPWESTARAEALRSLAGA is encoded by the coding sequence GTGACTGCGTCCACCAAAAGGCTGTTCACGTCGGAATCGGTGACTGAGGGCCATCCCGACAAGATCTGTGACGCCATCAGCGACTCGATCCTCGATGGCCTGCTCACCAAGGACCCGCGCAGCCGGGTCGCCGTGGAGACGATGATCACCACCGGCCAGGTGCACGTGGCCGGGGAGGTGACCACCGAGGCCTACGCCGACATCCCGACCATCGTGCGGGACGTGATCCTGCGGATCGGCTACGACTCGTCCGCCAAGGGCTTCGACGGCAACTCGTGCGGCGTCAACGTGGCGATCGGCTCCCAGTCGCCCGACATCGCGCAGGGTGTCGACACCGCGTACGAGTCGCGGGTGGAGAGCGACGAGGACGAGATCAACCGCCAGGGCGCCGGCGACCAGGGGCTGATGTTCGGGTACGCCTGCTCGGACACGCCCGAGCTCATGCCGCTGCCGATCGCGCTGGCCCACCGCCTCTCCCGCCGCCTCACCGGCGTCCGCAAGGACGGCGTGCTGCCGTACCTGCGCCCGGACGGCAAGACCCAGGTCACCATCGAGTACGCGGGTGAGCAGCCTGTGCGCCTCGACACCGTGGTCGTGTCCACGCAGCACGCCGACGGCATCGACCTCGAGCAGATGCTCGGCGTCGACGTGAAGCAGCACGTGGTGGAGCCGGAGCTCGCGGAGCTGGGCCTCGACACGTCCGGCACGCGCCTGCTTGTGAACCCGACCGGCCGCTTCGTGATCGGCGGCCCGATGGGCGACGCGGGGCTGACCGGCCGGAAGATCATCGTCGACACCTACGGCGGCATGGCCCGCCACGGCGGTGGCGCGTTCTCGGGCAAGGACCCGTCCAAGGTGGACCGTTCCGCGGCGTACGCGATGCGCTGGGTGGCCAAGAACGTGGTCGCCGCCGGGCTGGCCGGACGCGTGGAGGTCCAGGTGGCCTACGCCATCGGCAAGGCCGCGCCGGTGGGCCTGTTCGTGGAGACGTTCGGCACCGAGACCGTGGACCCGACGAAGATCCAGGACGCGATCAGCGAGGTCTTCGACCTGCGGCCGGCCGCGATCATCCGCGACCTCGACCTGCTGCGCCCGATCTACGCCCCGACCGCCGCGTACGGCCACTTCGGCCGCACGGACCTCGACCTGCCGTGGGAGAGCACCGCGCGCGCCGAGGCCCTGCGTTCGCTCGCGGGCGCCTGA
- the carA gene encoding glutamine-hydrolyzing carbamoyl-phosphate synthase small subunit, whose translation MSTANGTRGPAALVLEDGRVFRGAAYGARGRTLGEAVFCTGMTGYQETLTDPSYHRQIVVQTAPQIGNTGWNDEDDESARIWVSGYVVRDPARTPSNWRAKRGLDEELTRQGVVGIAEVDTRTLTRHLRERGAMRAGVFSGDALGTEEEMVAEVLASPQMKGADLAGEVSTDKPYVVEAQGERRFRVAALDLGIKSNTPRLLTQRGIEVHVLPAATSVEDLLAVEADGVFLSNGPGDPATTTHATELTKAVLEREIPLFGICFGNQILGRALGLGTYKMRYGHRGINIPVIDVATGRVAITAQNHGFALEGEPGRRFESPYGAAQISHYCPNDDTVEGVRAFDVPAFSVQYHPEAAAGPHDAAPLFDEFVTLMEKKA comes from the coding sequence GTGAGCACCGCGAACGGCACCCGCGGCCCGGCCGCGCTGGTCCTCGAGGACGGCCGGGTCTTCCGCGGCGCGGCCTACGGCGCGCGCGGGCGGACGCTCGGCGAGGCGGTGTTCTGCACCGGCATGACCGGCTACCAGGAGACCCTCACCGATCCGTCCTACCACCGGCAGATCGTGGTGCAGACCGCGCCGCAGATCGGCAACACCGGCTGGAACGACGAGGACGACGAGTCCGCCCGCATCTGGGTCTCGGGCTACGTCGTGCGCGACCCCGCGCGCACCCCGTCGAACTGGCGCGCCAAACGCGGCCTCGACGAGGAGCTGACGCGCCAGGGTGTGGTCGGCATCGCCGAGGTGGACACCCGCACGCTCACGCGCCACCTGCGCGAGCGCGGCGCGATGCGCGCCGGCGTGTTCTCCGGCGACGCGCTCGGCACCGAGGAGGAGATGGTCGCCGAGGTCCTGGCGAGCCCGCAGATGAAGGGCGCCGACCTCGCGGGCGAGGTCTCCACGGACAAGCCGTACGTGGTCGAGGCCCAGGGCGAGCGGCGCTTCCGCGTCGCCGCGCTCGACCTGGGCATCAAGTCCAACACCCCGCGCCTGCTGACGCAGCGGGGCATCGAGGTCCACGTGCTGCCCGCCGCGACCTCGGTCGAGGACCTGCTCGCCGTCGAAGCCGATGGCGTCTTCCTCTCCAACGGTCCCGGCGACCCGGCGACCACCACGCACGCGACCGAGCTGACGAAGGCGGTGCTGGAGCGCGAGATCCCGCTCTTCGGCATCTGCTTCGGCAACCAGATCCTCGGCCGCGCGCTGGGGCTGGGCACGTACAAGATGCGCTACGGCCACCGCGGCATCAACATCCCGGTGATCGACGTGGCCACCGGCCGCGTCGCGATCACGGCGCAGAACCACGGCTTCGCGCTCGAAGGCGAGCCCGGCCGGCGGTTCGAATCGCCCTACGGCGCGGCACAGATCAGCCACTACTGCCCGAACGACGACACGGTCGAGGGCGTGCGCGCCTTCGACGTGCCGGCCTTCTCGGTCCAGTACCACCCCGAAGCCGCGGCCGGCCCGCACGACGCGGCTCCGCTGTTCGACGAATTCGTGACCCTGATGGAGAAGAAGGCCTGA
- the rpoZ gene encoding DNA-directed RNA polymerase subunit omega has translation MAVQQATLEELEGITNPPIDDLLEKVSSKYALVIYSAKRARQINDYYAQLGEGLLEYVGPLVEPGPREKPLSIALREIHGGLLEHTEGE, from the coding sequence GTGGCTGTTCAACAGGCGACGCTGGAAGAGCTCGAAGGCATCACCAACCCGCCGATCGACGACCTGCTCGAGAAGGTCTCCTCGAAGTACGCGCTGGTGATCTACTCGGCCAAGCGGGCCCGGCAGATCAACGACTACTACGCCCAGCTGGGCGAAGGCCTGCTCGAGTACGTGGGCCCGCTCGTCGAGCCCGGTCCGCGGGAGAAGCCGCTGTCGATCGCGCTGCGCGAGATCCACGGTGGCCTGCTCGAGCACACCGAGGGTGAATGA
- the gmk gene encoding guanylate kinase: protein MSGVGQDYPVIRGTGRDGEPVAGGTSRHRLTVVSGPSGVGKSSVVGELRRLEPDIYFSVSVTTRKPRPGEVDGSHYHFIDRAEFDRMVADGRLLEWAEFAGNCYGTPREPVERALAEGRPAVLEIELQGARQVRAAMPEARLVMLMPPSWDELVGRLTGRGTESETAVQARLAEAERELAAAGEFDERVVNTDVRAAAQRLLDLITGGDTSAADLRNDTE from the coding sequence GTGAGCGGCGTCGGTCAGGACTACCCGGTGATCCGGGGTACCGGCCGCGACGGTGAGCCGGTGGCGGGGGGAACCTCCCGCCACCGGCTCACCGTCGTCTCGGGGCCTTCCGGGGTCGGGAAGTCGAGCGTGGTGGGGGAGCTGCGCAGGCTCGAGCCGGACATCTACTTCAGCGTCTCAGTCACGACGCGGAAGCCGAGGCCCGGCGAGGTCGACGGGAGTCACTACCACTTCATCGACCGGGCGGAGTTCGACCGCATGGTCGCCGACGGGCGGCTGCTGGAGTGGGCGGAGTTCGCGGGCAACTGCTACGGCACGCCGCGCGAGCCCGTGGAACGGGCGCTGGCGGAAGGCAGGCCCGCCGTGCTGGAGATCGAACTGCAGGGCGCCCGGCAGGTCCGGGCGGCCATGCCGGAGGCCCGGCTGGTGATGCTGATGCCGCCGTCGTGGGACGAGCTGGTCGGCAGGCTCACCGGGCGCGGGACGGAGTCGGAGACCGCGGTGCAGGCCCGGCTCGCCGAGGCGGAGCGTGAGCTGGCCGCCGCGGGCGAGTTCGACGAACGGGTCGTCAACACCGACGTGCGGGCCGCTGCTCAGCGGTTGCTAGACTTGATTACCGGTGGCGACACCTCTGCCGCCGATCTTCGCAACGATACGGAGTAG
- the mihF gene encoding integration host factor, actinobacterial type, which yields MALPQLTEEQRAAALEKAAAARRIRAELKERLKRGGTTLVDVLKQAEENEVLGKMKVSALLEALPGVGKVRAQQTMERLEIAPSRRLRGLGDRQRKALLAEFSGE from the coding sequence GTGGCACTTCCCCAGCTGACAGAGGAACAGCGTGCTGCGGCGCTGGAGAAGGCCGCCGCCGCTCGCCGCATCCGTGCTGAGCTGAAGGAGCGGCTGAAGCGGGGCGGTACCACTCTGGTCGACGTGCTGAAGCAGGCCGAGGAGAACGAAGTCCTCGGCAAGATGAAGGTTTCGGCCCTGCTCGAGGCTCTCCCCGGCGTCGGCAAGGTTCGTGCCCAGCAGACCATGGAACGACTGGAGATCGCCCCCAGCCGCAGGCTCCGCGGGCTCGGCGACCGGCAGCGCAAGGCGCTGCTGGCCGAGTTCAGCGGCGAGTGA
- a CDS encoding transporter → MDRLLLTLGIVVFFLLCLWGMWVGWRRKSRTQSVLVPPFPELPADPGEVLLESTGLYVSTTTAGNWQDRIVTRGAGLRTGAVWRLHPGGVAVERGGAPDFWIPREAVIGVRRDSRIAGKVMGTDALLVITWRLGDTRLDTGFRGDELDDYPQWIEQLSPDNSDHDIKGGAQ, encoded by the coding sequence ATGGACCGGCTCCTCCTCACGCTGGGGATCGTCGTCTTCTTCCTGCTGTGCCTGTGGGGAATGTGGGTGGGCTGGCGGCGCAAGTCGCGCACGCAGAGCGTGCTCGTGCCGCCGTTCCCGGAGCTTCCCGCGGACCCCGGCGAGGTGCTCCTGGAATCCACGGGGCTCTACGTGAGCACCACCACCGCGGGCAACTGGCAGGACCGCATCGTGACCCGGGGCGCGGGCCTGCGCACCGGCGCGGTGTGGCGCCTGCACCCGGGCGGCGTCGCGGTCGAACGCGGCGGCGCCCCCGACTTCTGGATCCCGCGCGAGGCGGTCATCGGCGTCCGCCGCGATTCGCGCATCGCCGGGAAGGTGATGGGCACCGACGCGCTGCTCGTCATCACCTGGCGCCTCGGAGACACCCGGCTCGACACGGGTTTCCGCGGCGACGAGCTCGACGACTATCCACAGTGGATCGAGCAGCTTTCCCCCGACAACTCGGATCACGACATCAAGGGAGGTGCCCAGTGA
- the carB gene encoding carbamoyl-phosphate synthase large subunit, translating to MPKRTDIQHVLVIGSGPIVIGQAAEFDYSGTQACRVLRSEGLRVSLVNSNPATIMTDPEFADATYIEPVTPDFVEKVIAQERPDALLATLGGQTALNCAVALHERGVLEKYGVELIGADIDAIQRGEDRQKFKDIVRTVGAEVPRSRVCHDMAEVRETVAELGLPVVIRPSFTMGGLGSGMAHTPGELERLASTGLDESPVTEVLIEESVLGWKEYELELMRDKHDNVVVVCSIENVDAMGVHTGDSVTVAPTMTLTDREYQVMRDVGIAVLREVGVDTGGCNIQFAINPADGRMVVIEMNPRVSRSSALASKATGFPIAKIAAKLAIGYTLDEIQNDITGETPAAFEPTLDYVVVKIPRFAFEKFPGADPTLTTTMKSVGEAMSFGRSFPEALGKAMRSIETKATGFWTRPDPEGATLESTLDALRVPHEGRLYEVERALRLGATVQQVHEASGLDPWFIDQIALIGEVGAEVRDAPVLDGGLLRRAKRTGLSDRQIAALRPELAGEDGVRALRHRLGVRPVFKTVDTCAAEFAANTPYHYSAYETDPAAQSEVVAQGDKPKVLILGSGPNRIGQGIEFDYSCVHAAIALREAGFEAVMVNCNPETVSTDYDTSDRLYFEPLSFEDVLEVVHAEQASGTVAGVIVQLGGQTPLGLAQRLADAGVPVVGTPPEAINLAEDRGAFGEVLGDAGLPAPKYGTATSFEGAKRIADEIGYPVLVRPSYVLGGRGMEIVYDEETLAGYIRRATEVTPEHPVLVDRFLDDAIEIDVDALFDGEELYLGGVMEHIEEAGIHSGDSSCALPPITLGATDLEEVRRSTEAIARGVGVRGLLNVQYALKDDVLYVLEANPRASRTVPFVSKATAVPLAKAAALIMTGSTIKDLRTSGVLPAEGDGGRMPADSPVAVKEAVLPFHRFRTPEGHGVDSLLGPEMKSTGEVMGVDVSFGKAFAKSQSGAYGSLPTSGRVFVSVANRDKRSMVFPVKRLADLGFEILATSGTAEVLRRNGVECTVVRKHYESTTAGTPDNAGPNIVDVILAGGVDMVINTPYGNSGPRIDGYEIRTAAVSRDIPCITTVQGAAAAVHGIEALIRGDIGVRSLQSLQAALKATT from the coding sequence ATGCCGAAGAGGACGGACATCCAGCACGTGCTGGTGATCGGCTCCGGGCCGATCGTGATCGGGCAGGCCGCCGAGTTCGACTACTCGGGCACGCAGGCCTGCCGGGTGCTGCGCAGCGAAGGCCTGCGCGTGAGCCTGGTGAACTCGAACCCGGCCACCATCATGACCGACCCCGAGTTCGCCGACGCCACCTACATCGAGCCGGTGACCCCGGACTTCGTGGAGAAGGTCATCGCGCAGGAGCGCCCCGACGCGCTGCTGGCGACGCTGGGCGGGCAGACGGCGCTGAACTGCGCCGTCGCACTGCACGAGCGCGGGGTGCTCGAGAAGTACGGCGTGGAGCTGATCGGCGCCGACATCGACGCCATCCAGCGCGGTGAGGACCGGCAGAAGTTCAAGGACATCGTGCGCACGGTCGGCGCCGAGGTGCCGCGCAGCCGCGTGTGCCACGACATGGCCGAGGTGCGCGAGACGGTCGCCGAGCTCGGCCTGCCGGTCGTGATCCGGCCGTCGTTCACCATGGGCGGGCTCGGGTCCGGCATGGCGCACACGCCGGGGGAACTGGAGCGGCTCGCCTCCACCGGCCTCGACGAGTCGCCGGTCACCGAGGTGCTCATCGAGGAGAGCGTGCTCGGCTGGAAGGAGTACGAGCTCGAGCTGATGCGCGACAAGCACGACAACGTCGTGGTCGTCTGCTCGATCGAGAACGTCGACGCGATGGGCGTGCACACCGGCGACTCGGTCACCGTCGCGCCGACGATGACGCTCACCGACCGCGAGTACCAGGTGATGCGCGACGTCGGCATCGCCGTGCTGCGCGAGGTCGGTGTGGACACCGGCGGCTGCAACATCCAGTTCGCGATCAACCCCGCCGACGGGCGCATGGTCGTGATCGAGATGAACCCGCGCGTGTCGCGCTCGTCGGCGCTCGCGTCGAAGGCCACCGGCTTCCCGATCGCCAAGATCGCCGCGAAGCTCGCCATCGGCTACACGCTCGACGAGATCCAGAACGACATCACGGGCGAGACCCCGGCGGCGTTCGAGCCGACGCTGGACTACGTCGTGGTGAAGATCCCGCGCTTCGCCTTCGAGAAGTTCCCCGGCGCGGACCCGACGCTCACCACGACGATGAAGAGCGTCGGCGAGGCGATGTCCTTCGGGCGCAGCTTCCCCGAGGCGCTCGGCAAGGCCATGCGGTCGATCGAGACCAAGGCCACCGGCTTCTGGACCCGACCCGACCCCGAAGGCGCCACGCTGGAGTCCACTTTGGACGCATTGCGCGTGCCGCACGAGGGCCGGCTGTACGAAGTGGAGCGCGCGCTGCGCCTGGGCGCCACCGTGCAGCAGGTGCACGAGGCCAGCGGCCTCGACCCGTGGTTCATCGACCAGATCGCGCTGATCGGCGAGGTCGGCGCCGAGGTGCGCGACGCACCGGTGCTCGACGGTGGCCTGCTGCGCCGCGCTAAGCGCACGGGCCTGTCCGACCGGCAGATCGCCGCGCTGCGGCCGGAGCTCGCGGGTGAGGACGGGGTGCGCGCGCTGCGCCACCGCCTCGGGGTGCGACCGGTGTTCAAGACCGTGGACACCTGCGCGGCCGAATTCGCCGCGAACACGCCCTACCACTACTCGGCCTACGAGACCGACCCCGCGGCCCAGTCGGAGGTCGTGGCCCAGGGCGACAAGCCCAAGGTGCTGATCCTCGGCTCCGGCCCGAACCGCATCGGGCAGGGCATCGAGTTCGACTACTCGTGCGTGCACGCCGCGATCGCGTTGCGCGAGGCCGGGTTCGAGGCCGTGATGGTCAACTGCAACCCGGAGACGGTCTCCACCGACTACGACACCTCCGACCGCCTGTACTTCGAGCCGCTGTCCTTCGAGGACGTGCTCGAGGTCGTGCACGCGGAGCAGGCGTCGGGCACGGTCGCGGGCGTGATCGTGCAGCTCGGCGGTCAGACGCCACTGGGCCTGGCGCAGCGGCTCGCCGACGCCGGTGTCCCCGTCGTCGGCACCCCGCCGGAGGCGATCAACCTGGCCGAGGACCGCGGCGCGTTCGGCGAGGTCCTCGGAGACGCCGGGCTGCCCGCGCCGAAGTACGGCACGGCGACCTCGTTCGAGGGCGCGAAGCGGATCGCCGACGAGATCGGCTACCCGGTGCTCGTGCGCCCGTCGTACGTGCTCGGCGGCCGAGGCATGGAGATCGTGTACGACGAGGAGACCCTCGCCGGCTACATCCGCCGCGCCACGGAGGTCACGCCGGAGCACCCCGTGCTGGTCGACCGGTTCCTCGACGACGCGATCGAGATCGACGTCGACGCCCTCTTCGACGGCGAAGAGCTCTACCTCGGCGGCGTGATGGAGCACATCGAGGAGGCCGGCATCCACTCCGGCGACTCGTCGTGCGCGCTGCCGCCGATCACGCTCGGCGCCACCGACCTCGAGGAGGTGCGCCGCTCCACGGAGGCGATCGCCCGCGGTGTCGGCGTGCGCGGGCTGCTGAACGTGCAGTACGCCCTCAAGGACGACGTGCTGTACGTGCTGGAGGCCAACCCACGCGCCTCGCGCACGGTCCCGTTCGTCTCCAAGGCCACGGCGGTGCCGCTCGCGAAGGCGGCGGCCTTGATCATGACCGGCTCCACGATCAAGGACCTGCGCACCTCCGGGGTGCTGCCGGCCGAGGGCGACGGCGGCCGGATGCCCGCCGACTCCCCGGTGGCGGTCAAGGAGGCCGTGCTGCCGTTCCACCGCTTCCGGACCCCCGAGGGCCACGGCGTCGACTCGCTGCTGGGCCCGGAGATGAAGTCCACGGGTGAGGTCATGGGGGTGGACGTGTCCTTCGGGAAGGCGTTCGCGAAGTCGCAGAGCGGCGCGTACGGCTCGCTGCCGACCTCCGGGCGGGTCTTCGTCTCGGTGGCCAACCGCGACAAGCGCTCGATGGTCTTCCCGGTCAAGCGGCTCGCGGACCTCGGGTTCGAGATCCTCGCGACGTCCGGCACCGCGGAGGTGCTGCGGCGCAACGGGGTCGAGTGCACGGTGGTGCGCAAGCACTACGAGTCCACCACCGCGGGGACGCCCGACAACGCAGGGCCGAACATCGTCGACGTGATCCTCGCCGGCGGGGTCGACATGGTCATCAACACCCCGTACGGCAACAGCGGGCCGCGGATCGACGGCTACGAGATCCGGACGGCGGCGGTGTCGCGGGACATCCCGTGCATCACCACCGTGCAGGGCGCGGCGGCGGCCGTGCACGGCATCGAAGCGCTCATCCGGGGTGACATCGGGGTCCGGAGCCTCCAGAGCCTCCAGGCGGCGCTGAAGGCCACGACGTGA
- the pyrF gene encoding orotidine-5'-phosphate decarboxylase, which yields MSAPERFGARLARAVAARGPLCAGIDPHPGLIESWGLPLDASGLERFALGATEALAAVTAIVKPQSAFFEAFGPPGVAVLERVVDAAHDAGALVLLDVKRGDIGSTMAAYTAAYVADKAAFTADAATVSPYLGFGALDPAVAAATAAGNGLFVLARTSNPEAHALQSARLPDGRTVAQSVVDAAADHNAGTEPYGDVGVVVGATITPGELDLSRLNGPVLAPGFGAQGATVADLRAVFGPDLPGVLPASSRDLLRHGPGPAALRRAAAEVADLLVQTPENDQ from the coding sequence GTGAGCGCGCCCGAGCGGTTCGGGGCCAGGCTGGCCAGAGCGGTGGCGGCGCGCGGGCCGCTCTGCGCCGGCATCGACCCGCACCCGGGCCTGATCGAGTCCTGGGGCCTGCCGCTGGACGCGAGCGGGCTCGAGCGGTTCGCGCTGGGGGCCACGGAGGCGCTGGCGGCGGTCACGGCGATCGTGAAGCCGCAGTCGGCGTTCTTCGAGGCGTTCGGCCCGCCGGGGGTGGCGGTGCTGGAGCGCGTCGTCGACGCGGCCCACGACGCCGGAGCGCTCGTGCTGCTGGACGTCAAGCGCGGGGACATCGGTTCGACCATGGCGGCCTACACGGCCGCCTACGTGGCCGACAAGGCCGCGTTCACGGCCGACGCGGCCACCGTGTCGCCCTACCTCGGGTTCGGCGCCCTCGATCCCGCGGTGGCGGCCGCGACCGCGGCGGGCAACGGCCTGTTCGTGCTCGCGCGCACCTCCAACCCCGAGGCGCACGCGCTGCAGAGCGCACGGCTGCCCGACGGCCGCACGGTCGCGCAGAGTGTCGTCGACGCGGCGGCGGACCACAACGCGGGCACTGAACCCTACGGTGACGTAGGGGTGGTCGTCGGTGCCACGATCACCCCCGGCGAGCTGGATCTTTCCCGGCTCAACGGACCCGTGCTCGCGCCCGGTTTCGGCGCCCAGGGGGCAACCGTGGCGGACTTACGGGCAGTGTTCGGTCCGGACCTCCCGGGCGTGCTGCCGGCGTCCTCGCGCGACCTGCTGCGCCACGGTCCCGGCCCCGCTGCCTTGCGCCGCGCGGCCGCCGAGGTCGCGGACCTGCTGGTGCAGACACCCGAAAATGACCAATAG
- the coaBC gene encoding bifunctional phosphopantothenoylcysteine decarboxylase/phosphopantothenate--cysteine ligase CoaBC, whose amino-acid sequence MNDRKPRIVLGVGGGIAAYKACEVLRGLTESGHDVRVVPTEAALNFVGAATFEALSGHPVHTGVFTEVPEVQHVRVGKEADLVLVVPATANLLAKAAHGIADDLLTNTLLTARCPIAFFPAMHTEMWEHPATKDNVALLRSRGVVVTEPAAGRLTGVDTGKGRLADPAEIVDLARLLLDEPRALPRDLEGLRVVVSAGGTREPLDPVRYLGNRSSGKQGFALARVAAQRGADVTLIAAHTVELPQPAGAVVERVSSAEDLRKAVHAAAAEADVVVMAAAVADFRPATRAEHKIKKSDDSPDPVITLDRNADILAELVAGRREGQTVVGFAAETGDEHGSVLDHARTKLRRKGADLLVVNAVGDGKAFGTEDNSGWLLAADGTEQAIPLGAKARLAATVWDAVTDLRERRLQH is encoded by the coding sequence GTGAATGACCGCAAGCCCAGGATCGTCCTGGGCGTGGGCGGCGGCATCGCCGCCTACAAGGCCTGTGAGGTCCTGCGGGGTCTCACGGAATCCGGGCACGACGTGCGTGTGGTGCCCACCGAAGCCGCGCTGAACTTCGTCGGCGCGGCCACGTTCGAGGCCCTGTCGGGACACCCGGTCCACACCGGCGTGTTCACCGAGGTGCCCGAGGTGCAGCACGTGCGGGTCGGCAAGGAAGCCGACCTCGTGCTGGTCGTCCCGGCGACCGCGAACCTGCTGGCCAAGGCCGCGCACGGCATCGCCGACGACCTACTCACGAACACCCTGCTCACCGCCCGGTGCCCGATCGCCTTCTTCCCGGCGATGCACACGGAGATGTGGGAGCACCCGGCCACTAAGGACAACGTCGCACTGCTGCGGTCGCGCGGTGTGGTCGTGACCGAGCCCGCCGCGGGGCGCCTCACCGGCGTCGACACTGGCAAGGGCCGGCTGGCCGATCCGGCCGAGATCGTCGACCTCGCCCGGTTGCTGCTCGACGAGCCGCGCGCGTTGCCGCGTGACCTCGAGGGCCTGCGGGTGGTCGTCTCCGCAGGCGGTACGCGCGAGCCGCTGGACCCCGTCCGCTACCTGGGCAACCGTTCGTCGGGCAAGCAGGGTTTCGCGCTCGCCCGCGTCGCCGCCCAGCGCGGCGCCGACGTGACGTTGATCGCGGCCCACACCGTCGAGCTCCCGCAGCCTGCCGGCGCCGTGGTCGAACGCGTGTCGAGCGCCGAGGACCTGCGCAAGGCGGTGCACGCGGCCGCCGCGGAAGCCGACGTCGTGGTGATGGCCGCGGCCGTCGCCGACTTCCGGCCCGCCACGCGCGCCGAACACAAGATCAAGAAGTCCGACGACTCGCCCGACCCCGTGATCACCCTCGATCGCAACGCCGACATCCTCGCCGAGCTCGTCGCGGGTCGGCGCGAGGGCCAGACTGTGGTCGGGTTCGCGGCCGAAACAGGCGACGAGCACGGCAGCGTACTCGACCACGCCCGCACCAAGCTGCGCCGCAAAGGCGCCGACCTGCTGGTGGTCAACGCGGTGGGCGACGGCAAGGCGTTCGGCACCGAGGACAACTCCGGGTGGCTGCTCGCGGCCGACGGAACCGAACAGGCGATCCCGCTCGGCGCGAAGGCCAGGCTGGCGGCCACAGTGTGGGACGCTGTAACAGACTTGCGGGAACGTCGACTCCAGCACTAG